The stretch of DNA CGAGAATgcgcagcagctgcagcagcactTTGGTGCTTCTTACTTGCTGAATTCAGCGCAGGCCGGGCTGGAGACCATCGCGGAGGAGAGCGCCGCCGCGGGGGGTGCATTGGGCTGGGGACAGGGGCCTGTTTCGGAGTACCCGGCCAACATGCTGTTCTACGCCGAGTACCCAGGGTGGTACtttgacaccgacaagcaggaGTGGCTATCGCTCGAGGCGTACCAGCAGGCCATCATGCAGGTCGGCGCAGCCAGTCCTGTTCAGGTTGGTGCAaaccatggtgttgttgcgccttcTGGTGTGATAAATTACAATGTCAACCAAGCAGAGGTTCCTGCTGTCAACAGTCAGGTGGCCCAACATAACTACGGCCAGCAGAGCCAGTGGCAGCCGGATGCATTTGCTAACAGTATTCAACCTGAAAGTGCCATGAATAGCTTGGCAGGTAGTTTCTATGGTGCTGATCAGCATGCGCATGCCGAATCCATCAGTCCCTCCACAAATCATCAGGTTCCCTTTAACACAGCTGAAACTTCCACAAGTCATTATGGTAACCTTCAGAATGACTACAACACGATTGGTAGCCAACAAGCCGGTTACAATGGGTTCGAACCTTCAACGGTTTACCAGACCAGTCCAAAGGTGCTCCAGTCATCCACCGGTAACCAGGGCAGTTATAAGGCATTTGAACCTACCGCTGCTCACCACATTGGTGAGAACAAGGGTTCTACGCCTTCTACTGGTTTCCAGCCTGGTTACAAGGGATTCACTCCTTCCACAGTCCACCAGGCTGGTTACAGGGGATCTGGTACTTCTACGGGCTACCATACGAAGACATTTGAGCCTTCCTCGGGTCACCAGGCTGGCTACATGGGATCCCAACCTTCTACAGGTCAACATGCTGGTTACATGGGATCCCAACCTTCTACAGGTCAACATGCTGGTTACATGGGATCCCAACCTTCTACAGATCACCAGTCTAGTTACATGGGATTTGGAACTTCTACAAACCAGAGTTATGGTGATGCCAATGGTTTTGTCAATACACAAGGCTTTGTTCCAACGGGGAGTATGTACAACAGCCAGAAACAAGCTCATGCAAACACCCAAGCACACTTGTCTAACAGCTATCTCGGTACTGAGAACTCCATGAACTTCTCTCAGCAACAATTTAGTGGTACAAATGCTTCACACATGCAATTTGGTTACTCTCCACACGAAGAAATGTCATCAGCTGGACGCCCACCTCATGCTCTGGTTGCTTTTGGGTTTGGAGGAAAGCTTATAGTTATGAAAGAAACAAGCTCAATGGCCACAAACTTTAACAGTGGAAATCAGGTATGCTTATATCTTCCATGCAATACATTTTGACAACCAAGAGAAATCATAAATTTTATTGTGAAGTAACTAAAAGTATTATATTTGGCAAATTAAGGGGATTTCTAGTGGAACGGTGTCTGTTCTTAATTTATCAGAGGTTGTTGCCGATAAAGTTGATGCTTCGAGGATCACTGATGGCAGTGCACTTAGTTACTTCCATGTTCTATGCCGTCAACCTGTTCCTGGTCCTCTTGTTGGTGGAAGTGCTGCATCAAAGGATGTAAATAAATGGCTCGATGAGATGATTACATGGTATGCATCTTCCACCAATGAATACCAGAAAGGTGATCCTCGCAAGTTGCTTATTTCATTGCTGAAGATACTATGTCAGCACTATGGGAAACTACGTGCACCTTTTGGGTCTGATCCATCACAAGAGgtactttctttctttcttcctttcaTGCTTTACTCTGTTGCAGTTATAGTTCTACTGTTACTTCCGTTACCATTCTATTGTGCGCCTGTTCCCCtttactatatttttattcatttgGAATTTTCATCGGAAGGAGGATCCCCATAATGCATGTTCTACTTAATCAACCCTTGTGTTGTGATAATGCCACATAGTGCAAGAAAACTAATATGATTGGTAGGATTAACATTTCTGAATGTTTATGCTAGATGCAGCAGACTTGCTTTTTTTACAATTCTGTTTGGTATTATTGCCTGGCCATATCCTAGGTTGTGATTTTACATTTTCCACTCCGTTGGACTCTACCTACTGGCTACTGCTATGGCTACTGGTTCCAACCTGTTTCATGGTCCTTATTTAGGTTACAACTAAAATGGTTCCTTTCAAGATTAAGGCCATTATTGAGTTAATTTTCATCAAGTAGCATCTCAAATTATAGATTGGTATTATTGGTCTAGAATTAGGTGAATGTCTAACTCGTCTTAGCAATATATCAGCTGGAACCTAGCAAAACTTTATTGTTGAGTAACATGAAGGATAATTTGACTATTTCTGTAACCTTTACACATCTGATTCTTGTTTAAATTCCTGGTAATAGGATACAGACGGTCCAGAGATGGCAGTAACCAAGCTCTTTTCATCTTGCAAGAGAAGTAGCAATCATATGGGAGATTTTGGGTCGAATGTTCCTTTCATGCAAAACATCCCCTCTGAAAGTCAGATGCAGGTACTTGTTGTATCCTGTGTCATGCCATATTTAACCAAATATCCCCCAGTTGAGGCAACTACTCTGCTTGTAGGCTGTTGCGCAAGAGGTACAAGCTCTTCTAGTATCTGGCAGAAGAAAAGAGGCTCTTTTGTATGCTCAGGAAGGTCAACTGTGGGGGCCTGCAGTCATACTTGCTTTACAACTTGGCGATAATGTTAGTTTAACTTGGTTTAGCTTCTTTCTTTCGTTTCTAACAGTTTGCTTGATTTAGCTGTCTGGTTTCCAGCTCCCTAAATTAGTTTTTTTTTCTCCTTCATTTGATTGGTGGTGCAGTTCTACGTTGATACTGTGAAGAAAATGGCTCAGTGCCACTTTATTTCTGGGTCACCTTTGCGAACATTGTGCCTTCTCATTGCTGGTCAGCCTGCAGATGTTTTTAATGTAGAGAACAACAGCAACATCAACTATGATACACTAGGTGCATCCCAACAACCTATGCAGGTAATTACTTTGTTATgatttcttcacttgcgagatgcaTTGTTATTTTCAACAGTTAATGATTATTATATAGGCACTGTCTTTCTCATGTTGTTATGTAAGATAATATATTCCCCCTGTTCAGATATTTTCTCATCATAAGATCTGTTTCAGAATTTTTATCCATTGAGGAAATCAAGAGTATAATTATTGCAATAGCTTGACTCTGATCCCACATTAATGCTGTGAAAGAGACTAAGTAGTTGTAGTAAGCCATTCTGTTGGTGTATGTATGGCTATTTGTCATATTGTTTTCTTAGAGCTGGTGCTTCTTATTTATTGGTTACTGCACTGAGATGGAAGCGTGATATTATTGATTACTAGTGTCACGGGTTCTAAATATTGCTTAGAAAAATGATTGCCCTTTTACTATCATCGCATGTATCAGTTAAAACTTCTGAATTTCTGCTTAACTTGAGACTGACTTCATAACTTCGTGTTTCCGTGGGACAGCCTAATCCTAATGGTATGTTGGATGACTGGGAAGAGAATTTGGCTATTATAACTGCAAACAGGACAAAAGGTGATGACCTAGTTATTACCCATCTTGGAGATTGCCTTTGGAAAGAGAAAAATGAGGTTTGTATGATACATATTTGGAGATATATGTGTTCCTTCCTTTTTGTGATCAAGTACCTTATGGAGCCACTTGATACAGGTTGCAGCTGCTCATTCATGCTACTTAGTCGCTGAACTAAACATTGACCCATACTCTGAAAGTGCTCGGTTATGTCTCATTGGCGCAGACCATTTGAAATGTCCTCGAACATTTGCCAGCCCTGAAGCCATTCAGGTCTGTTACAACTTCCTTATTACCTGCAAAAAAATTCAAGCTCAGTGCAAGTTTACTTCAAAACTTTCTTGTATTGTATATTGAAGAAGAGGCCTTAATCCACAGTGTGTTCTAAACAATCATTATGTGGATACACATGCATGATCTTGCGTAGCCTATTACTTGCTTTTTTTGGCCATTCACTACTCTGGACTAATATATTTGAAATGCAACTACAGAGGACAGAGGTTTATGAATATACAAAGGTGCTTGGTAATTCCCAGTATATCCTGCTACCCTTCCAGCCATATAAGCTAATATATGCGTACATGCTTGCGGAAGTGGGAAGGCTCGCTGATTCCTTGAGGTAGGTTATTGCCTTGTTTTGCATGATTAGACAATGACTTGGGTGTTTTCCCTAGAATCTGTTCTTGCACAGTATGACCGAATTAAATCACCTCTTCAAGGTACTGCCAAGCTTCTATGAAGGTGCTGAAAGCTTCCGGCCGTGCTCCAGAACTGGAAGCATGGAAACAATTATTTTCCTCCCTGGAGGACAGGATACGCACTCACCAGCAGGTACAACCTTACATAATTATAATATTTGCGTATGCTGTTCCTAGATTCCAAATCATGTTCTGCAATGTAGCTGAGGTATGCCCCTCCTTCGTTAATCACTAACCCACTTCCTTTACCTTTTTTAGGGTGGGTACGGAACGAATTTAGCCCCTGCGAAACTAGTTGGAAAGTTATTTACCTCGCTTGATAAATCTATATCCCGCATGATGGGCACACCATCCGCAACACTGCCACCAGTGCCACAGGGCTCTGTTGGTGATAAGGAAACCTATTCAGCACCTGCAGCTGCAAAATTTGTAAATAGCCAATCATTAATGACGATGTCATCATTAACCGCATCCCCTTCAGTGCATTCTATTACTGAAATGGCAGAGAATAGTGGTGGCGCTGGCAGGAAGATTGCACACAACAGAAGTGTTTCTGAACCAGACTTCGGCAAAACACCAAACCAGGTATATATATTTTTTTTATAGAGGAAGAGAGATGTAGCAGCTTTTTTATCAATGGATGTTCTGCAAGGAAGATCTTTTGATTCTCCCTTCTCACTTCGTATTGAATAAATCTATCAGGGTGCACGATCGGATAATACACAGAGCAGTGCATCAGGTTCAAGATTTGGTTGGATCAGCTCCACACTGCAAAAGACAATGGGATTTGTTTCAAAATCCCGCCAGGTGAGTTATGAAATTGCAGTATCTCCACCATTGTTCAGTTTGTCTTATCTGCATAGTAATGCTGATGCTAAAATCCTGTTGTTCCGAAGGCAAAATTAGGGCAACAGAACAAGTTTTACTATGATGAAAAGCTGAAGCGATGGGTAGAGGAAGGTGCTGAGATTCCTGCCGAGGAGCCTCCTCTCGCTCCACCTCCAACAAAATCCTCCTCATACCAGAATGGCATGCCAGACTATAACTTAAATGGCCCTAGTAGTGGAATGCATACTCCTAATGGAGTGACAGAACGAAGATCTCCAAAACATTCAGATCATGGTTTGGGGATGCCGCCAATTCCACCCAGCCAGAACCAGTTTTCTGCTCGTGGACGAATGGGTGTCCGGTCCAGGTATTTCAGTAGTGATGACATTTGCTTTCAGTTCATTTTCTCTAATTTTTCTGTCAACAAGATAAAACTTTAGTATTTTGTTCATTTTAGATATGTGGACACATTCAATAAGGCTGGTGCAACTGGAGCAGCCCAGTCTTATAACAGGCCAGCTGCTCCGTCTGTGACACCACCTACCGGTGCTAGGTTCTTTGTGCCCACGGCGACTGCTGTCGCTGCAGAGCAGATGCCTAGCCAATCAGTGGAGACACGTGGTGAAACCTTCCAACGGGATGAGCGCTCATCCTCACCGCCAGCGGAAACATCATTTTCATCACCCCCACCAGCAGCACAATTTTCATCACCAATGTCATCTACCATTCAGCGGTACCCGAGCATGGACAACATTGCTACACCGAACCAGGCACCCTGGATGTCCCCGGGAAGTAACAGCAGCTCATTCGCATCAAGATCACGAGCAGCATCATGGAGTGGAACATATTCTGACCAATTCAGTTCCACGGCAGGGGCTAGGTCACCTGACGGACTGACTGTGCCCTCGCCACAAATGCCTGGCAGACCCCCCTCACACAGTCGTTCCAACAGCAACTCGTCCGTGCGGTTTACCGGCTTGACGGAGGATCTTCACGAGGTTGAGCTATGACAGGTGAGGTGACGGCTCAGCATGACTGCCGTGTCAGCCATGATTCAGCCCACACAACCTTGGTTAACCACGGCTCTTCCAGCAAACCCCAACTAAGTTAAAAAGGTGAAAGGAGCTGTTCACAGTGAATCAAGTGATGATTGCCAGGACAGAGAAGGACAGACATCCCCTCCAATTTTGAATGAAACCTTGGGGGAAACCGCACCGAAACCAAGGTGCGCCAGGCGCGTACTACATAAGTACAGTCTTGGTTTTTTGAGTATTTCGTAGCCATATGTTGGTTGTTATTATGTTTACTAGAGCGCAGGAGAACAGAGCCGGGCATCCTTTTTTCGTTGCGTGCGAGGAAAAGCAACATCTGGATGCCATTGTACAGTTAATCTGCCTCTGCCCCGATTCATTGTTCGAAGGCACAAACCAGTTCACCCCCTCATTCTTTTTTTGGTTTTGATGATGAGAATAGAAGATAGAGATAATCTGTCTGTTATTCTAGTGTAAGAAAGGATAGCCCGACCACGTCGTAGaaagtgttgttgttgttgttgttgttatactTGTCTGTACTTGTTACCACATACCATGGTATATTGTACTAGTGTATTATTCTTTAGAGATGATTCGATTCTTTTGCCTCGGTTAAACGCATAAAAGAGCTCATTGCCCCCTTGTGAGTTGATAGCTGTATGTATTCAGCATATTGTTTTTGTTGATCTTGGTTGGTGTGGTTTGATATAATTTAGTGTATGCGCTCTTTGTTGCTTGTGACCCAAATTTGAAAACTATGGTGTGGGGTTTGTGATACCCTGAATTATACCAACGGAAGACCTTATGATTCACCGACTTATGTGTCGGGGACTCCTTATGATTCACCGACTTATGTTCGATGCTCGGACTCGTTGCTAATGAATTATGCAAGTGGGATGAGACGTGTTCAAGGAGGAGGATGGGGAACCAGATCCTCTAACATTAAGAAGGAAAGTTAGAGAAGCTACAATCCTCTAACTTTCCTTCTTGCAATCCATATGATTAAGGGTAAAATAATTTAAATTAATATGCAAATTACAAATTTAATGTTTACATTCATAATCATTACATACAAACAATTTGATGGTGAAATAAAATCAATTATAGATTATTTATATCTACAGTAAATATCAATAGTAAATAATCCGCTAAACATCTCTAACATTCCTTCTTCATTTTACATTATGATTACACTGTAGCACCGTGACTTTGCTTCTCTAAGTTAGAGGATCCGCCTCCGGAGGATGGGTGGTGGATTGTTGGGAGTTATCCCACTCACCGTGTGCTCGTATTTACACACGGGTATGTCCTAAGGATACCAATGCGACATCTTTCGACTTGTGAAGTTATGCTTGAAGCTTCAGGTGATCAAGGgcaacagcacacacacacacacaaaagtccAAATGATACTTTTTGGTTTGCTCCATATATGCCAATGTCTACTTCGTGTATTTGAAAAATACCACTATAACTTAGAAAAGTAATTTGATTCAAAAAATGCCACCATGGCTGTGGCATACGTCGAAGTATCCAACTGTTGACGACTGCATTTTTCTTAAATTATCTCAATAGTGGCTTTTTTTAGTATACACGCATTTTTCACTAGCATATAATATGTTTATTTTTTGTATATAACTGTAAACTAGATGAGTGTTTTTTATCTATATAAATGAATGTTTTACTCGGATCTGTTTGTAGTTCGTCTACATCCGTGCGTCTTTAGGTTGGATCCTTgcgatctacgctactcttcaacGGCGGCAGCTGTTGTTTTGGTGCGTTGGTcctgtggtgtcttagcacgacgaTTTACCGACTGTCTACCAGTCTTGCCTGGCTCCGTCGAGGGAGGGTGGTGACGGCGGTGTGCCTTagactcgcttcagtgcttgtagtcgtcattACGTGGTctgcagatctgtatgtactttttattatttctagtgtttgttatactgccatgattgaagataaatAGACCGAAAgttttcaaaaataataataatattttaCTATATACTATATTGTGACGACCGATCGACGAAGATCGTCGCCACAAAGAAGGGGATCGGAGTGGGGATGAGGAAGAACCGAGAGGAGGTGAGGTAGGAGAAGGAGATGAGAATAATTCAGACGTTTTCCTTTTCTGCCGTGCCGTGCCCAACAGAGGACAGGTCTATTAGTACAGACACACACACCATCAGACTTGGCCACAGACGGCCCAAGTCGGAACCCGTGGGctcagcccaacacactcatagctTCTCCTTCTCCTTGCTAGTCCACCGCTACACAGTAGCAGGTGTGACAATTTTCCTTCCTTGAGCAGGAGCGTCCTGTTCCCAGCATGGAGCTGTGGGATAGCGATGACGGAGTACGGTGTAATCTTCCCATGTCGCCGAGTCTGGGGAGAGTGAGGACCACTGCACACGAATCTGCACGACGGAGGTGTTACCTTTCTTGACCATGCGGCGATCCAAGATCAGCTCCGGTTGTAGTGGTGCAGCCGTCAGGTCGGACGGACGAGGCAATTCCGAGAAGACTGGAGAGTAGTCTGGTGTGAATGGCTTCAACTGCGATACATGGAAGACCGGATGAATGCGGCTGTCAGATGGAAGCTGCAGTTTATAAGCCATGGAACCAATCCGTTGCTCGACGGTGAATGGACCAAAGAATTTGAATGCTAGCTTGGGGCAGGGACGATTTGCAACAGTAGATTGAGCATAAGGTTGTAATTTTAGCAGAACTTGTTCCCCCACCTCAAAGGAGCGATCTGTCCTGTGACGATCAGCCTTTTGCTTGTATCTGTTCTGTGCCCGAGCCAGCTGGTCACGCAGACCATCATTATGTTTTGCCCAGTCCAAATCAACATTGGTATCATCTGGCAGCTTGATGGCAAGAGTGGGCAAGCCTCCCAAATAGGGCTCCTGACCATAGAGCGCCTTGAAAGGTGAAGTGTTCAGAGAGGAGTGGTGGGTGGTGTTGTACCAGAACTTGGCAGTAGGTAACCATTGCCGCCACTTCTTGGGCTGGTCATGCACCGCGCATCGAAGATACATCTCGAGGCATTGATTGACTCGTTCGCTCTGGCCATCCGTCTGAGGGTGATATGCTGTGGAATAACTGAGTTTGGTACCTGCCGCTTCGAGGAGAGAACGCCACATCACGCTGGTGAACACCCGGTCACGATCCGATACAATCGAGTGAGGTACTCCATGCAATTTGATGATGTTGTCCCAAAAAGCTCGAGCTACTGTTGCTGCTGTGAAGGGATGACAAAGGGGAACGAAGTGGGCATATTTGGTGAAGCGATCGACCACCACCATGATCACCTCGTAGCCTTCGAACACCGGTAGGCCTTTGACAAAATCCATAGTGAGGTCCCGCCACGGTTCTGTTGGAATTGGCAGTGGCTGGAGTAATCCCGGTGTCTTCAAGTGTTCATGCTTGGCTTGTTGGCAGATAGGGCACTGACGAACAAAATCTTCCACTGCTGGTTTCAAACCACGCCAAGCAAACAGCTTCTAGACGCGCTGGTATGTTGCTGTCACACCGGAGTGGCCCCCAATTGCACTTGCATGGAATGCGCTGATTAATTTGGTCTGGAGGGCTGTATTGGCGCCGATCCAAATCTTGTCCTGAAGGCGAATGATGCCTTGACGAAGTTCATAACCTTGTGCATCTGGGCTACACAGAGCGAGTCGTTGCAGCAAATCCTGGCTGTCCGTGTCAGTTTCATAAGAATTGCTGACCTCCTGAAGCCATTGGGGTTGGCAGACTGAGAGAGCATCTAGGGAGAGCATGTGTCCAACGCGGGACAGTGCATCAGCCGCGCCATTGTCCGCGCCACGACGGTAC from Triticum dicoccoides isolate Atlit2015 ecotype Zavitan chromosome 6A, WEW_v2.0, whole genome shotgun sequence encodes:
- the LOC119319288 gene encoding protein transport protein SEC16A homolog, yielding MADDLTDADFFDRLVDAPAPAVVGASGLGEPGPSAGALGQVAAPRPVAGAAAEGGSPGSGRGAAVHTTVKQLQWAAFGADPFGDLAAGAAQEEAFLGTASPDQASALSSAVGGAADHGFFGGNQGLAQEQGCVGPSSDQSTAAQQLGGSTGAAVDPTDPRYLESIYPGWKFDEATQQWYQVDTAQTAGENAQQLQQHFGASYLLNSAQAGLETIAEESAAAGGALGWGQGPVSEYPANMLFYAEYPGWYFDTDKQEWLSLEAYQQAIMQVGAASPVQVGANHGVVAPSGVINYNVNQAEVPAVNSQVAQHNYGQQSQWQPDAFANSIQPESAMNSLAGSFYGADQHAHAESISPSTNHQVPFNTAETSTSHYGNLQNDYNTIGSQQAGYNGFEPSTVYQTSPKVLQSSTGNQGSYKAFEPTAAHHIGENKGSTPSTGFQPGYKGFTPSTVHQAGYRGSGTSTGYHTKTFEPSSGHQAGYMGSQPSTGQHAGYMGSQPSTGQHAGYMGSQPSTDHQSSYMGFGTSTNQSYGDANGFVNTQGFVPTGSMYNSQKQAHANTQAHLSNSYLGTENSMNFSQQQFSGTNASHMQFGYSPHEEMSSAGRPPHALVAFGFGGKLIVMKETSSMATNFNSGNQGISSGTVSVLNLSEVVADKVDASRITDGSALSYFHVLCRQPVPGPLVGGSAASKDVNKWLDEMITWYASSTNEYQKGDPRKLLISLLKILCQHYGKLRAPFGSDPSQEDTDGPEMAVTKLFSSCKRSSNHMGDFGSNVPFMQNIPSESQMQAVAQEVQALLVSGRRKEALLYAQEGQLWGPAVILALQLGDNFYVDTVKKMAQCHFISGSPLRTLCLLIAGQPADVFNVENNSNINYDTLGASQQPMQPNPNGMLDDWEENLAIITANRTKGDDLVITHLGDCLWKEKNEVAAAHSCYLVAELNIDPYSESARLCLIGADHLKCPRTFASPEAIQRTEVYEYTKVLGNSQYILLPFQPYKLIYAYMLAEVGRLADSLRYCQASMKVLKASGRAPELEAWKQLFSSLEDRIRTHQQGGYGTNLAPAKLVGKLFTSLDKSISRMMGTPSATLPPVPQGSVGDKETYSAPAAAKFVNSQSLMTMSSLTASPSVHSITEMAENSGGAGRKIAHNRSVSEPDFGKTPNQGARSDNTQSSASGSRFGWISSTLQKTMGFVSKSRQAKLGQQNKFYYDEKLKRWVEEGAEIPAEEPPLAPPPTKSSSYQNGMPDYNLNGPSSGMHTPNGVTERRSPKHSDHGLGMPPIPPSQNQFSARGRMGVRSRYVDTFNKAGATGAAQSYNRPAAPSVTPPTGARFFVPTATAVAAEQMPSQSVETRGETFQRDERSSSPPAETSFSSPPPAAQFSSPMSSTIQRYPSMDNIATPNQAPWMSPGSNSSSFASRSRAASWSGTYSDQFSSTAGARSPDGLTVPSPQMPGRPPSHSRSNSNSSVRFTGLTEDLHEVEL